The Hyperolius riggenbachi isolate aHypRig1 chromosome 3, aHypRig1.pri, whole genome shotgun sequence genome window below encodes:
- the LOC137561867 gene encoding olfactory receptor 10A7-like, protein MNHTLVTQFILLGFQNLNNYRIVLFLWFLLLYIVTVSGNLLIISLVSINQSLSSPMFFFLSNLSSCDLLLTTVIVPLMLNTILKVKVSVPFFGCLIQFYAFGALAATECYLLAVMSYDRFVAICHPLRYSSIMNLNKCILMVFWSWFLPLCVMMTIVIQIYQLDFCGPNMIDHFFCDLNPLLQLSCSDTSLVEVQNFIVGLPATFGPLMYITATYTVIFIAILRIPVTVGRKKAFYTCSSHLTVVSIYYGTLVVAYLFLSKDYPLDVHKLLSLLYTVLTPMLNPIIYSLRNKEIQIAFLKLIHTNERTHLQLATKKENIRPS, encoded by the coding sequence ATGAACCACACATTGGTCACCCAGTTCATTCTTCTAGGATTTCAGAATCTTAATAACTACAGAATTGTCCTCTTCCTTTGGTTTCTCCTCCTCTACATTGTAACCGTATCAGGTAACCTCCTGATCATCTCCCTGGTGTCTATAAATCAAAGTCTCAGTTCTCCTATGTTCTTCTTCCTGAGCAACCTGTCTTCATGTGATCTTCTACTGACCACTGTTATTGTGCCATTGATGTTGAATACCATCCTGAAGGTGAAAGTGTCCGTGCCCTTTTTTGGATGCTTAATACAGTTCTATGCTTTTGGAGCTTTGGCAGCAACAGAATGTTACCTCCTTGCGGTGATGTCCTACGATCGTTTTGTGGCCATATGCCACCCATTGCGGTACTCTTCAATCATGAACCTTAACAAGTGTATCCTGATGGTTTTCTGGTCCTGGTTTTTGCCTTTATGTGTTATGATGACCATTGTTATTCAAATATACCAATTAGATTTCTGTGGTCCTAACATGATTGACCACTTCTTCTGTGATCTGAATCCTCTCCTACAGCTCTCTTGCTCAGATACCTCGTTAGTGGAGGTTCAGAACTTCATTGTTGGTCTTCCAGCAACTTTTGGTCCTTTAATGTACAtcacagctacctatactgtaatctTTATTGCAATACTCAGAATCCCCGTGACCGTTGGAAGAAAGAAAGCCTTCTACACTTGCAGCTCCCATTTAACTGTTGTGTCCATTTATTACGGGACTCTGGTTGTTGCCTATCTCTTCCTGTCTAAAGATTACCCTTTAGATGTCCATAAACTTCTTTCATTGCTATACACTGTGCTGACCCCAATGTTAAACCCAATTATTTACAGCTTAAGGAACAAAGAGATTCAGATTGCCTTTTTGAAATTAATTCATACAAATGAAAGAACTCATCTACAACTggcaacaaaaaaagaaaacataagaCCATCATGA